From a region of the Selenomonadales bacterium genome:
- the cydB gene encoding cytochrome d ubiquinol oxidase subunit II produces MELNVVWFVLVAVLFIGFFFLEGFDYGVGMLVKLLGRDDTERGMLVRTIGPVWDGNEVWMITAGGAMFAAFPHVYATMFSGFYLALFVLLLALIMRGVAFEFRAQDKSPAWRNFWDWSIFFGSAVPALLWGVAVANLIAGVPINEKMIYVGTFFDLLTPYTLVTGVAFLLVFLYHGSAFVTLKVVEPLAGRARDMALYAGGLALFAAVACLGLTALYTDAMTSAPALIAFVLAAILLVLSYLCMLFDACKKAFIFSSLSIAMLTVGFFAGLFPRLMVSSLNPEWSLTIYNAASTPYTLKIMTIAAVCLVPIVLAYQIWTYWVFRKRVTPFDDAHY; encoded by the coding sequence ATGGAACTGAATGTAGTATGGTTCGTGCTGGTAGCAGTACTTTTCATCGGGTTCTTCTTCCTGGAAGGATTCGACTACGGTGTCGGTATGCTTGTGAAGCTTCTCGGCCGTGACGATACGGAACGCGGTATGCTCGTCCGCACGATCGGCCCTGTATGGGACGGCAACGAGGTATGGATGATCACGGCGGGCGGTGCGATGTTCGCGGCTTTCCCGCACGTGTATGCAACGATGTTCAGCGGATTCTATCTTGCACTGTTCGTTCTTCTCCTTGCGCTCATTATGCGCGGTGTCGCGTTTGAGTTCCGCGCGCAGGATAAAAGCCCTGCATGGCGCAATTTCTGGGACTGGTCGATCTTCTTCGGCAGTGCTGTCCCTGCACTCCTCTGGGGCGTGGCGGTAGCCAACCTCATCGCAGGTGTGCCCATCAATGAAAAAATGATCTACGTAGGTACGTTCTTTGACCTGCTCACGCCGTACACGCTCGTGACAGGCGTCGCGTTCCTCCTCGTATTCCTCTATCACGGCAGCGCGTTCGTTACGCTCAAAGTCGTTGAGCCTCTCGCAGGCAGAGCACGCGACATGGCACTCTATGCGGGCGGTCTTGCCCTCTTCGCGGCAGTCGCTTGCCTCGGTCTGACGGCTCTCTACACCGATGCGATGACAAGCGCACCTGCACTCATCGCGTTCGTCCTCGCGGCGATCCTTCTCGTCCTGTCGTACCTCTGTATGCTGTTCGATGCGTGCAAAAAAGCCTTCATCTTCTCGTCGCTCTCTATCGCGATGCTGACGGTAGGCTTCTTCGCAGGACTGTTCCCGCGCCTGATGGTATCGAGCCTCAATCCTGAATGGAGCCTTACCATCTACAACGCGGCATCCACACCGTATACGCTCAAGATCATGACCATTGCGGCTGTCTGCCTCGTGCCGATCGTCTTGGCATATCAGATCTGGACGTACTGGGTATTCAGAAAACGCGTCACTCCGTTTGACGACGCACACTATTAA